One genomic region from Rosa rugosa chromosome 1, drRosRugo1.1, whole genome shotgun sequence encodes:
- the LOC133742756 gene encoding mitogen-activated protein kinase kinase 5-like — MSTRSICESPSSSNQHWTKQLRNKIRSMLSMHQRSVPQPPPPVPTLAPSTEELPINFLEPERAINSYLNQGSLNLPLRFRTAASAAGSHLGSDGGTSDQLLGAGAGDQLRSARLRKSMLTRSCRSFSTCKSIHPVKHGKSFSMDKSSVPQALPPVPSSTPTEELPINFLEPERAINGIRSGSARLRVSMLTRSGRSSSTGKSIHRVKHGKSFSMDQISVPQPLLPVPSSALPVPESLLINFSDIEREKKPIRSGAGGTVYKAVHKPTGRLYAVKVIYGDPENSVRRQIFEEFQVLRKVANPNVVKCYDIFDHNSEIQVLLEFMDGGSLKGKYIHDEKALSNLARQILTGLAYLHRRHVVHRDIKPANLLINTRNEVKIADFVGKVLARTMDPCNSCVGNIAYMSPERINPDLNQGKYDSYAGDIWSFGVSILEIYVGRYPFSVDRYQKGYWFRLTWVICMSQPPEAPSTASREFRHFIACCLQREPNKRFSAAQLLQHPFISGNGGGQTQVDQ, encoded by the coding sequence ATGTCGACGAGAAGTATTTGCGAATCACCTTCAAGTTCTAATCAACACTGGACAAAGCAGCTTCGTAACAAGATTCGTAGCATGTTGTCGATGCACCAACGTTCCGTACCCCAGCCTCCCCCTCCGGTTCCCACCTTGGCTCCGTCGACGGAGGAACTTCCCATCAACTTCTTGGAGCCAGAGCGGGCGATCAACTCCTATCTCAATCAGGGCAGCCTCAACCTCCCCCTCCGGTTCCGTACCGCAGCCTCCGCCGCCGGTTCCCACCTCGGCTCCGACGGAGGAACTTCCGATCAACTTCTTGGAGCCGGAGCGGGTGATCAACTCAGATCAGCTCGGCTTCGTAAAAGTATGTTGACGAGGTCTTGCCGATCATTTTCAACCTGTAAAAGTATACACCCGGTAAAACATGGTAAAAGTTTCTCCATGGACAAAAGTTCCGTACCCCAGGCTCTTCCTCCGGTTCCCAGCTCGACTCCGACGGAGGAACTTCCTATCAACTTCTTGGAGCCGGAGCGGGCTATCAACGGGATCAGAAGCGGATCAGCTCGGCTTCGTGTAAGCATGTTGACGAGGTCTGGCCGATCATCTTCAACCGGTAAAAGTATACACCGGGTAAAACATGGTAAGAGTTTCTCCATGGACCAAATTTCCGTACCCCAGCCTCTTCTTCCGGTTCCCAGCTCGGCTCTTCCGGTACCGGAGTCACTTCTGATCAACTTCTCGGATATAGAGCGGGAGAAAAAACCGATTAGAAGCGGAGCCGGAGGCACGGTCTACAAAGCCGTTCACAAGCCGACGGGCCGGCTCTACGCGGTGAAAGTGATCTACGGAGACCCTGAGAACTCGGTCCGGCGTCAGATCTTCGAAGAGTTCCAAGTCCTCCGCAAAGTTGCTAACCCTAACGTCGTCAAGTGCTACGACATTTTCGATCACAACAGCGAGATACAGGTGCTGCTAGAATTCATGGACGGAGGTTCGTTAAAGGGCAAGTACATCCACGACGAGAAAGCTCTCTCCAATTTGGCTCGGCAGATCCTCACCGGCTTGGCCTATCTCCACAGACGGCACGTCGTCCACCGCGATATCAAGCCCGCTAATCTCTTGATCAACACCCGAAATGAAGTCAAAATTGCTGATTTCGTGGGAAAAGTTTTGGCGCGGACTATGGACCCTTGTAACTCTTGTGTGGGAAATATAGCCTATATGAGCCCGGAGAGGATCAACCCCGATCTCAATCAGGGCAAGTACGACAGCTACGCCGGCGATATTTGGAGCTTTGGGGTCAGCATCTTGGAAATTTACGTAGGTCGGTACCCCTTCTCTGTGGATCGTTACCAAAAAGGATACTGGTTCCGCTTAACTTGGGTAATATGTATGTCTCAGCCTCCTGAAGCTCCTTCTACTGCGTCCAGAGAGTTCAGGCATTTCATTGCTTGCTGTTTGCAACGAGAGCCGAATAAAAGATTCTCGGCGGCTCAGTTGTTGCAGCACCCATTCATCTCTGGCAATGGCGGTGGACAGACCCAGGTTGATCAGTAG